In [Phormidium] sp. ETS-05, the genomic window GTTGGGGGATCCAGATTTTCTTTGTGAATCAGCTCTTAGGGTAACGGTACTCAATTTCCGGTAAACTCAAAGGGGAGTAGGTTGGGTCTAGCCCAACCTACAAACTAAATTTATCTTCCGTCTTCCCCGGCGGACAAGTATGGAGTTACAACCCCGAAAAGATGCAAGTTATTTTCCGAGAGTTTGACCCTTTTAATGTTTGGTTCTGGCTGGAATTCGAGATGGTGCCCAGCGAGCAAGAAAAGCAATATGTAGAAGAAGTATTCGACTCCTGGTTTTTCCTGGGGAAGCTGGGGGGGTTCAATGCGGAAAACCTGCAAGTGCAGGAAACCGGGGTTGATATCAGTTATATGGATTACGATGGTCAGTCGGCGGAAGCGAGCATGATGGCGCTGATGCACAATATGGGACAATTTGAGTATCAAGGGCTGTGGGCGCGGTGTTGGTTGGATTTGGGCACTAGCGACGCGATCGCCCTGGATGTGCTGATTAATGCCCTCACCCAATTGGCCCAAGAATATGTCCCCATCCGACAGTTTATCATCGGCGGGGAAAACGAGGATTGGCCAGTGGAAGATAGCGAAAGTCGCCCCGATTTTGCTGATTACAATTCCTAATAATTGTCCCTTGTCCTGCAGTCATTTGTCCTGCAGTCCCTTGTCCCTTGTCCCTTGTCCCTTGTCCCTTGTCCCTTGTCCCTTGTATGACCAAACAAATGACTGCAGGACAAATGACTAAGGACAAATGACTGCAGGACAAATGACCAAGGACAAATGACTGCAGGACAAAGCCTGCCCTGAGCTTGCCGAAGGGGACAAATGACTGCAGGACAAAGGACAAATGACCAAGGA contains:
- a CDS encoding DUF3531 family protein, with protein sequence MQVIFREFDPFNVWFWLEFEMVPSEQEKQYVEEVFDSWFFLGKLGGFNAENLQVQETGVDISYMDYDGQSAEASMMALMHNMGQFEYQGLWARCWLDLGTSDAIALDVLINALTQLAQEYVPIRQFIIGGENEDWPVEDSESRPDFADYNS